The following proteins are co-located in the Mus pahari chromosome 14, PAHARI_EIJ_v1.1, whole genome shotgun sequence genome:
- the Fam222b gene encoding protein FAM222B isoform X2, whose translation MNPPVAPYATVAPSTLAHPQAQALARQQALQHAQTLARAPPQTLQHPQGVPPPQALSHPQSLQQPPGLGHPQPMAQTQGLVHPQALTHQGLQHPPNPLLHGGRKMPDSDAPPNVTVSTSTIPLSMAATLQHSQPPDLSSIVHQINQFCQTRAGISTTSVCEGQIANPSPISRSLLINASTRVSTHSVPTPMPSCVVNPMEHTHAATAALPAAGPVNLPTGISRAPTGYPSDLKPVTWNQHQLAHLQQMCSEAGGTPAPGLTSKHTAGRELAGPGFVGKAPAYPQELCLAQSFHLKPPLEKPTPSPPVNGLPAPLAYPNGHYFQPLWNNILPTPNSDSSGSQDLAMPFHGGQPTGAPLDCGAAPGAHYRAGTGGGPVASQNSLMQTVDYLSGDFQQACFREQSLAMLSKAHRAPGARAPDPTDSRSLHIQHPGYR comes from the coding sequence ATGAACCCCCCAGTGGCACCCTATGCTACTGTGGCACCCAGCACTTTAGCCCACCCGCAGGCCCAGGCTCTGGCCCGCCAGCAGGCCCTGCAGCATGCACAGACCCTGGCCCGTGCCCCTCCCCAGACACTGCAACACCCTCAGGGTGTACCACCGCCACAGGCACTGTCTCACCCTCAGAGCCTCCAGCAGCCTCCGGGCCTGGGCCACCCTCAGCCGATGGCCCAAACCCAGGGCTTGGTCCACCCTCAGGCCCTGACTCACCAGGGTCTCCAGCACCCTCCTAACCCCTTGCTGCATGGAGGCCGGAAGATGCCAGACTCAGATGCACCCCCGAATGTGACCGTGTCTACCTCAACTATCCCCCTTTCAATGGCGGCCACCCTGCAACACAGCCAGCCCCCGGACCTGAGCAGCATTGTGCACCAGATCAACCAGTTTTGCCAGACGAGGGCAGGCATCAGCACTACCTCAGTGTGTGAGGGCCAGATCGCCAATCCCAGCCCTATTAGTCGCAGTCTGCTCATCAATGCAAGCACCCGGGTGTCGACCCACAGCGTCCCCACACCAATGCCTTCATGTGTGGTCAATCCCATGGAGCACACCCATGCGGCCACAGCCGCACTGCCTGCTGCAGGGCCTGTCAACCTGCCCACAGGCATCTCTCGAGCCCCCACTGGCTACCCTAGCGACCTCAAGCCAGTTACCTGGAACCAGCACCAGCTGGCCCACCTACAACAGATGTGCAGCGAGGCCGGTGGGACGCCAGCCCCTGGCCTGACGAGCAAACATACAGCAGGACGTGAGTTGGCAGGGCCTGGTTTTGTGGGCAAGGCCCCTGCCTACCCGCAGGAACTCTGCCTGGCACAGTCCTTCCATCTGAAGCCACCCCTGGAGAAGCCGACCCCATCCCCACCAGTCAACGGCCTACCAGCCCCACTGGCCTACCCCAATGGTCACTATTTCCAACCCCTGTGGAACAACATTCTACCAACTCCCAATAGCGACAGCTCTGGGTCTCAAGACCTCGCCATGCCGTTCCATGGTGGGCAGCCCACAGGTGCACCCCTCGACTGTGGGGCAGCTCCTGGGGCCCACTACCGAGCAGGGACTGGGGGTGGTCCAGTAGCAAGCCAGAACAGCTTGATGCAAACGGTGGATTACCTGAGTGGGGATTTCCAGCAGGCCTGCTTCcgagaacagagcctggccatgTTGAGCAAGGCCCACCGAGCTCCTGGCGCTCGAGCCCCCGATCCCACAGATAGTCGAAGTCTTCATATTCAGCACCCAGGGTATAGATAG
- the Fam222b gene encoding protein FAM222B isoform X1, whose product MLACLPGPGDLSFQLLSHTQMNTGLQKWDTTQKMRTAHYPTPAELDAYAKKVANNPLTIKIFPNSVKVPQRKHVRRTVNGLDTSAQRYSPYPTQAATKAGLLAIVKVPAKSILKDFDGTRARFLPEAIMNPPVAPYATVAPSTLAHPQAQALARQQALQHAQTLARAPPQTLQHPQGVPPPQALSHPQSLQQPPGLGHPQPMAQTQGLVHPQALTHQGLQHPPNPLLHGGRKMPDSDAPPNVTVSTSTIPLSMAATLQHSQPPDLSSIVHQINQFCQTRAGISTTSVCEGQIANPSPISRSLLINASTRVSTHSVPTPMPSCVVNPMEHTHAATAALPAAGPVNLPTGISRAPTGYPSDLKPVTWNQHQLAHLQQMCSEAGGTPAPGLTSKHTAGRELAGPGFVGKAPAYPQELCLAQSFHLKPPLEKPTPSPPVNGLPAPLAYPNGHYFQPLWNNILPTPNSDSSGSQDLAMPFHGGQPTGAPLDCGAAPGAHYRAGTGGGPVASQNSLMQTVDYLSGDFQQACFREQSLAMLSKAHRAPGARAPDPTDSRSLHIQHPGYR is encoded by the exons ATGCTCGCCTGTCTGCCAGGGCCGGGTGACCTGTCCTTTCAGCTTCTTTCTCACACGCAGATGAACACTGGACTTCAGAAAT gggACACTACACAGAAAATGAGAACTGCTCACTATCCCACCCCAGCCGAATTGGACGCGTATGCTAAGAAGGTCGCAAACAACCCACTGACTATAAAAATCTTCCCCAACAGTGTGAAGGTTCCCCAGCGGAAACACGTTCGTCGTACTGTGAACGGCCTCGACACATCAGCCCAGCGCTACAGCCCCTACCCGACTCAGGCTGCCACCAAGGCAGGCCTGCTTGCCATTGTCAAAGTGCCAGCCAAAAGCATACTCAAGGACTTTGACGGCACCCGAGCTCGGTTCCTCCCTGAGGCCATCATGAACCCCCCAGTGGCACCCTATGCTACTGTGGCACCCAGCACTTTAGCCCACCCGCAGGCCCAGGCTCTGGCCCGCCAGCAGGCCCTGCAGCATGCACAGACCCTGGCCCGTGCCCCTCCCCAGACACTGCAACACCCTCAGGGTGTACCACCGCCACAGGCACTGTCTCACCCTCAGAGCCTCCAGCAGCCTCCGGGCCTGGGCCACCCTCAGCCGATGGCCCAAACCCAGGGCTTGGTCCACCCTCAGGCCCTGACTCACCAGGGTCTCCAGCACCCTCCTAACCCCTTGCTGCATGGAGGCCGGAAGATGCCAGACTCAGATGCACCCCCGAATGTGACCGTGTCTACCTCAACTATCCCCCTTTCAATGGCGGCCACCCTGCAACACAGCCAGCCCCCGGACCTGAGCAGCATTGTGCACCAGATCAACCAGTTTTGCCAGACGAGGGCAGGCATCAGCACTACCTCAGTGTGTGAGGGCCAGATCGCCAATCCCAGCCCTATTAGTCGCAGTCTGCTCATCAATGCAAGCACCCGGGTGTCGACCCACAGCGTCCCCACACCAATGCCTTCATGTGTGGTCAATCCCATGGAGCACACCCATGCGGCCACAGCCGCACTGCCTGCTGCAGGGCCTGTCAACCTGCCCACAGGCATCTCTCGAGCCCCCACTGGCTACCCTAGCGACCTCAAGCCAGTTACCTGGAACCAGCACCAGCTGGCCCACCTACAACAGATGTGCAGCGAGGCCGGTGGGACGCCAGCCCCTGGCCTGACGAGCAAACATACAGCAGGACGTGAGTTGGCAGGGCCTGGTTTTGTGGGCAAGGCCCCTGCCTACCCGCAGGAACTCTGCCTGGCACAGTCCTTCCATCTGAAGCCACCCCTGGAGAAGCCGACCCCATCCCCACCAGTCAACGGCCTACCAGCCCCACTGGCCTACCCCAATGGTCACTATTTCCAACCCCTGTGGAACAACATTCTACCAACTCCCAATAGCGACAGCTCTGGGTCTCAAGACCTCGCCATGCCGTTCCATGGTGGGCAGCCCACAGGTGCACCCCTCGACTGTGGGGCAGCTCCTGGGGCCCACTACCGAGCAGGGACTGGGGGTGGTCCAGTAGCAAGCCAGAACAGCTTGATGCAAACGGTGGATTACCTGAGTGGGGATTTCCAGCAGGCCTGCTTCcgagaacagagcctggccatgTTGAGCAAGGCCCACCGAGCTCCTGGCGCTCGAGCCCCCGATCCCACAGATAGTCGAAGTCTTCATATTCAGCACCCAGGGTATAGATAG